Within the Leptospirales bacterium genome, the region ATGACCGCCAGCGGACCGGAGTAGATCGCTCCCCGGTTTCGATCTTTGAGCAGTTCCAATCGACCGTCGCGATCGCGTTGCAAAAAGAGCGGACCCTGATCCAAAAAAATGCCGGCGAGGTCCTGGGCTTCGACGCGCGCTCCGCCGCCATTGTCGCGCAGATCCAGGATTACCCCTTCGATGCCTTCTCTCTTGAGCTGGATCAAGGCGCGAGCGACGTCGCTGGCAGCGCCGGGCGCCTCGAGGCCTTCCAGGTCCCGGTAAAAGGAAGGCAGATAGATATATCCGATGCGCTTTGTCCCGTCGAGGACATAGCAGAAAATGACATTCTCTTCCAGTTGCAGGGGCGCTTTCTGAAGCGCGACCTCCAGGCGACGACTGTCAGGTTTGCGGACGACGATGACGATTCTGCGTCGCGAAGCTTGGTTGAGCAATTCTTGCAATTCGTAGGGGTCGAGGTCAACAGTCTGGATGATTCGACCTTGCTCATCCGGGAACTTCAGTTCAAGTATAGAATCGCCGGCGTTGAGTCGACCGCTGCGCCAGGCTGGCCCGCCAGGAATCAAGCGAGCGATGCGATGTTCGCCAAAGACGGTCTTCTCCAGTACTATGCCAAAGGACTCGGCGCGCGTGGACAGGGCCGCTTCAAACTGCCGACGATCGTCGTCCAACCAGTATGCGCTATGTGGATCCATTGCGCTGGCAATTGCATTCAGCAGTAAGTATGAAATGTATCCCTCCACTCCGCCTCGAAAATCGAGCAGGGACTGGATGTTGGATTCCTCCCTCTGGAGACCGGCGCGTAGCGCCGCGGCGCCATCCCTGGCGATGAGCTCTTGAAACTCTGCGGCATCGGCGGGCAGATTGGCGTAGTAAAGTCGAGAGAGAGCGCGGTAGTGCAGGAGCTGTCGCCAGCGGCGGCGGAGTTCATCGTCATCCGCTGCGTAGCGCGGTCGTTCGCGGCTCATCCAGTCCAGTTCGCCGCCATCGTCGCTCAAGCGGACCTGAGCCGCTTGCTCTCGGGCCAGGCGCCGGGCGTCTTGCAAGCGCCGGCGAAGACGCAGGGCCGCCCCGTCCAGCAAAGCGCCATTGTCGGGGACGCTGGCGCGAAGCACATTGAGCTGAAACGCGCTCAGAGCATCGACGTCGCTCTGCTGCAGATAGATGCCATAGGGATCCAGGTTGCGCAAAAAGCTGAGCTGCGCGCCGCGCGCCAGTTCGTTCTGGGTCAGTCGTTGTGGCTGATAATGAAAGCGCGCCAGACCCTCTACCAGCAGCGCCATCTTCTGCAGCGTGAGCGAGGAGGATTGCGTCTGCGCCGAAGTTCCCGAAGCCCTTCCCAGAAGTAGAACAGCGAGAAGGACAAGGGCGGCAAAAGTGCGGCGGCGGGCGTGGATCGATTTCATGTAAATGACCGAGCTTTTGAAGCGATAGTCGCAGCGAATCCCGCAATTCCTTTTTTTGGCGGCAGCTTGATCTAAAGCCGTCTCGGGGCGCCGCTGAAACGTTCAGCTCGCCTGTTCCAGGCGCACTCTGCCCTTCCGGGCGGCTAAAATGACCGCAGCAGGGCTTTGCGGGGCAGGCGCCAATCTTGCATTGCTCTGTCGGCGACAGCGCCAGCTAAGGGG harbors:
- a CDS encoding carboxy terminal-processing peptidase, which produces MKSIHARRRTFAALVLLAVLLLGRASGTSAQTQSSSLTLQKMALLVEGLARFHYQPQRLTQNELARGAQLSFLRNLDPYGIYLQQSDVDALSAFQLNVLRASVPDNGALLDGAALRLRRRLQDARRLAREQAAQVRLSDDGGELDWMSRERPRYAADDDELRRRWRQLLHYRALSRLYYANLPADAAEFQELIARDGAAALRAGLQREESNIQSLLDFRGGVEGYISYLLLNAIASAMDPHSAYWLDDDRRQFEAALSTRAESFGIVLEKTVFGEHRIARLIPGGPAWRSGRLNAGDSILELKFPDEQGRIIQTVDLDPYELQELLNQASRRRIVIVVRKPDSRRLEVALQKAPLQLEENVIFCYVLDGTKRIGYIYLPSFYRDLEGLEAPGAASDVARALIQLKREGIEGVILDLRDNGGGARVEAQDLAGIFLDQGPLFLQRDRDGRLELLKDRNRGAIYSGPLAVMVNARSASASEFFAGVMQDYRRALIVGSRTFGKASSQVVLPMPRSGPIADHLKLTTNMYYGLNGRSHQRRGIQPDFLLPDGSALGGREEQSPAALSAEDIDRRINTAPIASADLSDLIEASEDRVEDDEQFQRIAELSARFQRQFSADLEIPLEGGRFFRELQRFRREFEEYQNASRRRSQGFHSRSPEFAARLEAVDSYRRELHSEQRRQIDEDIYIDETYKILIDALPIFSIRRRP